Proteins from a single region of Sphaerochaeta globosa str. Buddy:
- a CDS encoding riboflavin kinase produces MSIVYGVFDGVHRAHQALLSQKPAIVYVLPPQTKQVLTTLEEKQALLTAYAGPTAHIEFVQQVPKLSSKKVLSLKPMLYGNLPISSERIQTALLAAQIEDAEAMLGYPYTLSGEVVYGRQLGRTVGMPTVNLKIADEKLLPAHGVYGTITIVDGVRYLGVTSIGLRPTVDNLPHITIETFLLHFNRDLYGQHISLELKTFIRPITKFESLEAVRKKVDEDVHFVMAKNLL; encoded by the coding sequence ATGAGCATTGTCTATGGAGTATTTGACGGGGTGCATAGGGCTCATCAGGCTCTCCTCTCCCAAAAGCCCGCTATCGTGTACGTACTGCCACCCCAAACAAAGCAGGTGCTGACTACCCTCGAAGAGAAACAGGCTCTGCTCACAGCCTATGCCGGGCCAACGGCTCACATTGAGTTTGTTCAGCAGGTACCCAAACTTTCCTCCAAGAAGGTTCTTTCTCTCAAGCCGATGCTCTACGGCAACCTTCCTATCAGCAGCGAGCGTATTCAGACAGCCCTGCTTGCGGCACAGATTGAGGATGCCGAGGCCATGTTGGGCTATCCCTATACCCTCAGTGGTGAGGTGGTCTATGGCAGGCAATTGGGAAGAACGGTGGGCATGCCCACCGTCAACCTGAAAATAGCCGACGAGAAACTCCTTCCAGCCCATGGGGTATATGGGACGATAACCATTGTAGATGGAGTGAGGTATTTGGGAGTTACCAGCATCGGCCTCAGGCCGACGGTGGACAACCTTCCCCACATTACCATCGAAACGTTCCTATTGCATTTCAACAGAGACCTGTATGGACAGCACATAAGCCTGGAATTGAAAACGTTTATCCGTCCCATCACCAAGTTCGAGAGCCTTGAGGCTGTGAGGAAGAAGGTGGATGAGGATGTGCACTTTGTGATGGCGAAAAACCTGCTTTAG
- the gnpA gene encoding 1,3-beta-galactosyl-N-acetylhexosamine phosphorylase produces the protein MYNYGSFTMPGESGYEVLTLQLAQKWGSDVIRDCDGTKLSEQLLSAGMDVYSTICIIREHNTFINNHPQYQQQVFLESERVLATNQDVSIALFNGYFTRQFSVNKDSVSYWQVFDRTTNCEVPRNNWSYSDETNSVRIHGAVLWHHYSVNFLAFRIWEEINMYNHVTNSWEKEPLKQLDPRYPEVQAYLRNWLTTWCEEHPETDVVRFTSLFYNFVWIWGSDERNPFLFTDWASYDFTISPLALEQFASEYGYRLTSEDFINQGYRNPNHITWKQKLMDYLWFTNRFVCSFAKELVDIVHRYGKKAYVFYDDSWVGMEPQSEAFGTIGFDGIIKCVFSGFEVRLCSAVPGKLTHELRLHPYLFPVGLGGAPTFKEGGNPSLDAQKYWVQVRRALLRTPIDRIGLGGILHLTEGFPDFVDTIADIAKQFRMIKDLHTRSSVYKVNLKVGILTSWGKLRAWTCGGHFHEHPDLDLINILESLAGLPYDVEFLSFDEVTKDNLETIDVLINAGFAGSSWSGGDHWKDDKIVMTLTEWVHAGGTFVGVNEPSAVQGYANNLRMAPVLGVDVDDGRRLCHGFWKVGEEASKLRLDIRKKEGVYLIDGETKVLQAVDDFAVVTQRSFGKGKGVYLSEYRYSPYNTFALRSILEQGIIQENLFCTDNPLVDCAYFPEAKTLVLVNGSEEKQSVDVRITNGMITTEVEGFATALISYE, from the coding sequence ATGTATAATTATGGTTCTTTCACCATGCCGGGAGAATCCGGGTATGAAGTGCTGACTTTGCAGTTGGCTCAGAAATGGGGTTCCGATGTAATTCGCGACTGTGATGGAACCAAGCTCTCCGAGCAACTGCTTTCTGCAGGTATGGATGTTTACTCCACCATCTGCATCATTCGTGAACACAATACGTTTATCAACAACCATCCGCAATACCAGCAACAAGTCTTTTTGGAAAGTGAGCGAGTGCTTGCTACCAATCAAGACGTCTCAATTGCACTTTTCAATGGGTATTTTACGAGGCAGTTTTCAGTCAATAAGGACTCTGTTTCCTATTGGCAGGTTTTTGACAGAACTACCAATTGCGAGGTCCCTCGCAACAACTGGTCCTATTCCGATGAGACGAACAGCGTACGTATCCATGGGGCTGTTCTGTGGCATCACTACAGTGTGAACTTTTTGGCTTTCCGGATTTGGGAAGAGATCAACATGTACAACCATGTCACCAATAGCTGGGAGAAGGAGCCGCTGAAGCAGCTCGACCCTCGGTACCCTGAGGTACAAGCGTATTTACGCAATTGGTTGACTACATGGTGTGAAGAGCATCCCGAGACTGATGTGGTACGGTTCACCTCTTTGTTCTATAACTTCGTGTGGATTTGGGGTAGTGATGAGCGTAATCCCTTCCTCTTCACCGACTGGGCTTCGTATGACTTCACTATCAGTCCCCTGGCGCTCGAGCAGTTTGCTTCTGAGTATGGGTATAGACTTACCAGTGAGGATTTCATCAACCAAGGGTATCGCAATCCCAACCATATCACTTGGAAGCAGAAGCTGATGGATTACCTTTGGTTCACCAATCGTTTTGTCTGTTCCTTTGCCAAGGAGCTGGTGGACATTGTCCACCGCTACGGTAAAAAAGCCTATGTGTTCTATGACGACAGCTGGGTGGGTATGGAACCTCAGTCTGAGGCCTTCGGTACGATTGGTTTCGATGGAATCATTAAATGTGTGTTTTCAGGTTTTGAAGTCAGGCTCTGCAGCGCAGTGCCTGGCAAGCTGACTCATGAGTTAAGACTTCATCCCTATCTCTTCCCGGTAGGGTTGGGGGGTGCTCCAACCTTCAAGGAAGGGGGCAATCCCTCCCTCGATGCGCAGAAGTACTGGGTGCAGGTGAGAAGGGCACTGCTCCGTACTCCTATTGATCGTATCGGCTTGGGTGGTATTCTTCACCTCACCGAAGGCTTTCCTGACTTTGTCGATACGATTGCCGATATTGCCAAGCAATTCAGGATGATCAAGGACCTGCATACACGGTCGTCGGTCTACAAGGTGAATCTGAAAGTGGGAATTCTGACCAGCTGGGGCAAGCTTCGGGCGTGGACCTGTGGCGGTCACTTCCATGAACATCCGGACTTGGATTTGATCAACATCCTGGAAAGCCTTGCAGGTCTTCCGTATGATGTTGAGTTTTTAAGCTTCGATGAGGTAACCAAAGACAACCTCGAAACCATTGATGTTCTCATCAATGCAGGCTTTGCCGGTAGCAGCTGGAGCGGGGGAGATCACTGGAAGGACGACAAGATTGTAATGACGCTTACCGAATGGGTGCATGCCGGCGGTACTTTTGTGGGGGTGAATGAGCCTTCAGCGGTACAGGGCTATGCCAATAATCTCAGAATGGCTCCTGTGTTGGGCGTCGATGTCGATGATGGCAGGCGTTTGTGTCATGGCTTCTGGAAGGTTGGAGAGGAAGCATCAAAACTGAGACTGGATATCCGTAAGAAAGAAGGTGTCTACCTAATCGATGGAGAGACCAAGGTACTCCAAGCGGTAGATGATTTCGCGGTTGTGACGCAGCGGTCCTTTGGAAAAGGGAAGGGCGTCTACCTCAGTGAATATCGGTACAGTCCCTATAATACATTTGCGTTGCGTTCAATACTTGAACAGGGTATTATACAAGAGAATCTTTTCTGCACAGACAACCCTCTGGTTGACTGTGCCTACTTCCCTGAAGCAAAGACACTGGTTTTAGTGAATGGAAGTGAAGAGAAACAGAGTGTGGATGTTCGTATAACGAACGGAATGATTACTACAGAGGTGGAGGGATTTGCAACGGCTTTGATATCTTACGAATAG
- a CDS encoding polysaccharide biosynthesis protein, with protein MGVRFTYRNLQAQKSVRTSSQFPRTVVYGAGDLGNTLVRQYKKGNLPYHIAGFVDDNPSLRGTYLLGIKVYGNLDNLADTITQVQAKVLIIAITHIDQEQILKAVDAARDAGCDIKVIPSLFEMQQGAKELDLRNLDYGDLLGRSLISIDKEPIKKMVLQKRVLITGAGGSIGSEICKQLLTYGPAQLILLDIDETELHDLSLRLHNYQKEWSDLVVPVVCDIKNRKKIDRIMEQYKPQLVFHAAAYKHVPLQELYPEEAITTNILGSYAVLKSAKEHRVEKVVVISTDKAVNPTNVMGATKRVVELMAGMLNSSETEMVCVRFGNVLGSRGSMLPLFMEQIKAGVPITVTHKDIIRYFMAIPEAVGLVFKAASMAKGGEVMVLDMGQPVRIYDFAEKLVKYYGDGRSQVIVTGLRPGEKLYEELLANKDTTIATEDKLVFKAQVSNHELSELTFLNHYLTTFQNGNPDEMLAMLHQLVPEFKGSK; from the coding sequence ATGGGAGTAAGGTTTACCTATCGTAATCTTCAAGCACAGAAATCTGTGCGCACAAGTTCCCAATTTCCACGTACTGTGGTGTATGGGGCCGGGGATCTTGGTAATACGCTGGTTAGGCAATACAAAAAAGGTAATTTACCGTATCACATCGCAGGATTTGTTGATGACAATCCTTCCTTACGGGGAACCTACTTATTAGGGATAAAGGTATACGGGAACTTAGATAATCTTGCAGACACCATTACTCAAGTACAGGCGAAAGTACTTATTATAGCAATTACTCATATAGACCAAGAGCAGATACTTAAGGCTGTCGATGCAGCAAGGGATGCAGGCTGTGACATCAAGGTCATCCCCTCGCTGTTTGAGATGCAGCAGGGTGCCAAGGAACTGGACCTCAGAAACCTCGACTACGGTGACCTGTTGGGCCGCTCGCTGATCAGCATCGACAAGGAGCCGATCAAGAAAATGGTCCTGCAGAAGCGGGTGCTCATCACCGGGGCCGGCGGCTCCATCGGCAGCGAGATCTGCAAGCAGCTGCTGACCTACGGACCCGCCCAGTTGATCCTCCTGGATATCGACGAAACCGAGCTGCACGACCTGTCGCTGAGGCTTCACAACTACCAGAAGGAGTGGAGCGACCTGGTCGTCCCTGTGGTCTGCGACATCAAGAACCGCAAGAAGATCGACAGGATCATGGAGCAGTACAAGCCGCAGCTGGTTTTCCATGCGGCTGCCTACAAGCACGTGCCGCTTCAGGAGCTCTATCCCGAGGAAGCCATCACGACCAACATCCTGGGCTCCTATGCCGTGCTCAAGAGCGCAAAGGAGCACCGGGTGGAGAAGGTGGTGGTCATCTCCACCGACAAGGCGGTGAACCCGACCAACGTGATGGGCGCCACCAAGCGCGTGGTCGAGCTCATGGCTGGCATGCTCAATTCGTCCGAGACGGAAATGGTGTGCGTGCGCTTCGGCAACGTGCTGGGAAGCCGTGGGAGCATGCTGCCCCTGTTCATGGAACAGATAAAGGCGGGCGTCCCGATCACCGTCACCCACAAGGACATCATCCGCTACTTCATGGCAATCCCCGAGGCCGTGGGTCTTGTATTCAAGGCGGCCTCGATGGCCAAGGGCGGGGAAGTCATGGTGCTGGACATGGGCCAGCCGGTGAGGATCTACGACTTTGCCGAGAAGCTGGTCAAGTACTACGGCGACGGCCGCAGCCAGGTGATCGTCACGGGTCTCAGGCCCGGAGAGAAGCTCTATGAGGAGCTGTTGGCCAACAAGGATACGACCATAGCCACCGAGGACAAGCTGGTCTTCAAGGCGCAGGTGAGCAACCATGAGCTGTCCGAGCTCACCTTCCTCAACCACTACCTGACAACCTTCCAGAATGGAAACCCTGATGAGATGCTGGCGATGCTGCATCAGTTGGTACCGGAGTTCAAGGGTAGCAAATAG
- a CDS encoding aldolase/citrate lyase family protein, whose protein sequence is MSLRLMYITNNPKIALIAEQNGVDRIWIDLETLGKEERQKGINSVKSNHSISDISSISKILTSSELLVRVNPWNEDSVLQINQVIDAGAELIMLPMWRSPEEVKSFIEVVSNRTKTILLLETKEAIDCLDEVLNLSGIDEIHIGLNDLHIALGKTFMFELLADGTVESLCRKIRKARIPYGFGGIAKIGDGLLPAEKIILEHYRLGSTRAILSRTFCDNAHIQDIEEIRKVFELNMKKLRTFEEYAAIQNEEALLKNKEEVLIGVKAVVEMMRKVCIHE, encoded by the coding sequence ATGTCGTTAAGATTGATGTACATTACAAATAATCCCAAGATAGCATTGATCGCCGAGCAAAATGGTGTAGATAGAATTTGGATTGATCTTGAGACTCTTGGCAAAGAAGAAAGACAAAAGGGGATAAACTCTGTTAAATCAAATCATTCGATTTCAGACATATCATCTATTTCCAAGATTCTTACGTCATCAGAGTTGCTTGTCCGTGTAAATCCTTGGAATGAGGATTCTGTATTGCAAATTAATCAAGTAATCGATGCCGGAGCAGAGCTAATAATGCTTCCCATGTGGAGAAGTCCTGAGGAAGTTAAGTCCTTTATTGAAGTAGTTTCTAATAGAACAAAAACGATACTTCTTTTGGAAACAAAAGAAGCTATTGATTGTCTGGACGAAGTCCTCAATCTTTCAGGAATTGACGAAATACATATTGGATTAAATGATCTTCACATCGCTTTAGGAAAGACTTTTATGTTTGAGTTACTTGCAGATGGTACTGTAGAGAGTCTTTGCAGAAAAATTCGAAAAGCTAGGATTCCTTATGGATTTGGTGGTATAGCAAAAATTGGTGATGGCCTTTTACCAGCTGAGAAGATAATATTGGAGCACTATCGTCTTGGCTCAACAAGAGCGATTCTATCACGTACTTTCTGTGATAATGCCCATATTCAGGATATTGAAGAGATTCGCAAAGTGTTTGAATTGAATATGAAGAAACTTAGGACCTTTGAAGAGTATGCTGCGATACAGAATGAGGAAGCACTTTTGAAGAATAAGGAAGAAGTCTTGATTGGAGTTAAGGCAGTAGTTGAGATGATGAGGAAGGTTTGTATTCATGAATAA
- a CDS encoding pyridoxal-dependent decarboxylase gives MNKKQLFKLQKEFGNAFYLVDSARFRENFRELRDAFSLIYPKFNIAYSYKTNYTPKLCKIVNDLGGYAEVVSDMEMEIALRVGVKPEKIIWNGPIKNYSKVEGFLLAGGKVNLDSLYEVPLIKTIADKHPEKKIQIGIRVNFEINDGVISRFGFDVDSDDFKEALALTKIQNIHLYGMQCHFATRKLETWKPRAEGMIRLLDSLNIIPEIVDLGGGLFGKMADSLKSQFDSDIPTYNEYAAEIAPLFAERYGNDGPMLILEPGSALVGDCMQFATTVENIKNIRGKAIATVLGSIYNINPTLNKKNPPLEVVSCGIVQEFFQDLDFGGFTCIESDYIYRHYQGNIAVGDMVIFGNAGSYSIVLKPPFILPNFPVLDISEAEVEILKRGEAFDDLFHTFTF, from the coding sequence ATGAATAAGAAACAACTGTTCAAACTTCAAAAAGAATTCGGAAATGCTTTTTATTTGGTAGACTCTGCAAGGTTTAGAGAAAACTTTCGCGAATTACGGGATGCCTTTTCACTAATATATCCGAAATTCAACATTGCATATTCATACAAGACGAATTACACGCCAAAGCTATGTAAGATTGTTAATGACCTCGGCGGTTACGCAGAAGTCGTATCTGATATGGAGATGGAAATTGCACTTCGAGTAGGTGTTAAGCCGGAGAAAATTATCTGGAATGGACCTATTAAGAATTATTCGAAAGTTGAAGGCTTTCTTCTGGCAGGAGGAAAGGTTAATCTTGATTCCCTGTATGAGGTTCCACTCATCAAGACTATTGCCGATAAGCATCCAGAAAAAAAAATACAAATCGGAATTAGGGTAAATTTTGAAATCAATGATGGCGTTATCTCAAGATTTGGTTTTGATGTAGACTCCGATGATTTCAAGGAAGCTTTGGCACTAACCAAGATTCAAAATATCCATCTCTATGGCATGCAATGCCATTTTGCAACAAGAAAACTGGAAACTTGGAAACCTAGGGCGGAAGGGATGATAAGACTTCTAGATTCTTTGAATATTATTCCAGAAATTGTTGATTTAGGTGGAGGCCTTTTTGGAAAAATGGCCGATTCCCTAAAAAGTCAATTTGACTCAGATATCCCAACGTACAATGAGTATGCGGCTGAAATCGCTCCATTGTTTGCTGAACGATACGGTAATGATGGGCCGATGCTTATTCTTGAACCAGGTAGTGCACTTGTTGGAGATTGTATGCAATTCGCAACTACCGTTGAGAATATCAAAAACATTCGAGGAAAGGCGATTGCGACTGTACTCGGAAGTATCTACAACATAAATCCAACACTGAACAAGAAGAATCCTCCCTTGGAAGTAGTTAGTTGTGGGATAGTTCAAGAATTTTTTCAGGACTTGGATTTTGGTGGATTTACTTGTATTGAGTCTGACTATATCTATCGTCACTATCAAGGTAATATTGCTGTTGGTGATATGGTAATATTTGGCAATGCTGGCTCCTATTCAATAGTTCTTAAGCCCCCGTTTATTCTTCCCAACTTCCCTGTACTGGATATCAGCGAAGCAGAGGTGGAAATCTTGAAGCGAGGTGAGGCCTTCGATGATCTTTTTCACACATTCACATTTTAA
- a CDS encoding sugar transferase produces MINLAIKRLFDIVGSFLALVFLLPVWIVIPIAIKLDSRGPVFFRQKRLTKDGRIFEMYKFRSMIVNAEIMDAGLFNFENDPRVTRLGRFLRNCSIDELPQLMNILKGDMAIIGPRPSVVYELGEFGTLNKKYKKRFSMKAGLTGLAQVKGRNDINWDEKVTLDNQYIDLFNQYGVLIDLKLIILSIFAVFRKDEIYEAKANEDLSDAEAAKFAEEEIIRIAHLPD; encoded by the coding sequence ATGATTAATCTTGCTATTAAACGCTTATTCGATATTGTTGGCTCATTCCTTGCTCTTGTTTTTCTTTTACCCGTATGGATTGTAATTCCGATAGCTATCAAGTTGGATTCGAGAGGTCCTGTTTTTTTTAGACAGAAAAGATTGACAAAAGATGGGCGTATATTCGAGATGTATAAGTTTCGTTCGATGATTGTAAACGCTGAGATAATGGATGCTGGTTTGTTTAATTTTGAGAATGACCCAAGAGTGACAAGATTGGGAAGGTTCTTACGTAACTGTAGCATTGATGAGTTACCGCAACTCATGAATATTCTTAAAGGTGATATGGCGATTATCGGACCAAGGCCTAGTGTTGTGTATGAACTTGGAGAATTTGGAACCCTCAACAAGAAATATAAAAAGCGGTTTTCCATGAAAGCAGGATTAACTGGCTTGGCACAAGTAAAAGGTCGAAATGACATCAATTGGGATGAAAAAGTTACATTGGATAATCAGTACATTGATCTTTTCAACCAATATGGGGTTCTGATTGATTTAAAGTTGATTATTCTTTCAATTTTTGCAGTGTTCAGGAAGGACGAAATCTACGAAGCAAAAGCAAATGAAGACTTGAGCGATGCTGAAGCAGCAAAATTTGCAGAAGAGGAAATTATTCGAATAGCCCATCTCCCGGATTGA
- a CDS encoding branched-chain amino acid transaminase, which produces MKTDVSNRFIWFKGEILNVNDAKINVLAPTAQFGLNVFEGIPCYWNDEKKQLYAFRLHDHYERLLKSARLLQLDCPYTEEDMKKALIDVVIANEYSENLSVRQTLFVDGFGSWGSEGPVDMFVAPIPKGKTGSEYNKKGLNCCVTSWTRINDNSLSPRIKCGANYINSRMGQREAIRNGYDTCIFLNEAGKVSEGPGSCFFMVKNDVLVTPPLTDSVLESITRDTVIKLAERIGMKIIERSINRTELYVCDEAFLCGSAMEITPVLSVDRYVINRGEVGRITNALHKEYLVATVSGTQEWNTPIY; this is translated from the coding sequence ATGAAGACAGATGTGAGTAATAGATTTATCTGGTTCAAAGGTGAAATCTTAAATGTCAATGATGCAAAGATTAATGTTCTTGCACCAACTGCGCAGTTCGGACTGAATGTATTTGAAGGAATTCCCTGTTATTGGAATGATGAAAAGAAACAGTTATATGCCTTTCGGCTCCATGATCACTATGAGCGATTATTAAAATCTGCAAGGTTGTTGCAACTGGATTGCCCCTACACTGAAGAAGATATGAAGAAAGCTCTCATTGATGTCGTAATCGCCAATGAGTATTCAGAGAATCTCTCTGTTAGGCAGACATTGTTCGTTGATGGATTTGGTTCTTGGGGCTCTGAAGGCCCAGTTGATATGTTTGTTGCTCCTATTCCAAAAGGGAAAACTGGTTCCGAATACAATAAGAAAGGCTTAAACTGCTGCGTTACATCTTGGACACGGATCAATGATAACAGTCTTTCACCTAGGATTAAATGCGGAGCGAATTACATAAATAGCCGTATGGGACAGAGGGAAGCCATACGTAATGGTTATGATACCTGCATATTCTTGAATGAAGCAGGGAAGGTTTCAGAAGGTCCTGGTTCGTGTTTCTTCATGGTTAAAAACGACGTTCTTGTTACTCCCCCTCTGACGGATTCTGTACTTGAAAGTATAACGAGAGACACTGTTATCAAATTAGCAGAAAGGATTGGAATGAAGATTATTGAGAGGAGTATAAATCGAACGGAACTGTATGTTTGCGATGAAGCCTTTCTCTGTGGCTCTGCTATGGAAATAACTCCCGTTCTCAGTGTTGACCGATATGTTATCAATAGAGGGGAAGTAGGAAGAATTACGAATGCGCTTCATAAAGAATACTTAGTAGCTACAGTTAGCGGAACTCAAGAATGGAATACTCCAATTTATTGA
- a CDS encoding glycosyltransferase family 2 protein, giving the protein MEFIKDLVSVIIPVYNAEKFLENTLFSVINQTYRNIEIILVDDCSKDNSAEIINRYTSEQIKIVYYLQDMNKGAGAARNKALELAKGQYVAFLDSDDVWLPQKIERQIALMKEKETGFSYAAIEMIDEDGKLIKPKRHIKEVCDYNYLLHNTIIATSSVVIDRSIFGDFRMPLRRGGQDYATWLMLLRNGEVAYGINEVLSQYRVVSGSLSSNKLKSIKQVWEIQIQDEKIGKVSATLNVSHFILNALMKYLF; this is encoded by the coding sequence ATGGAATTTATTAAGGATTTAGTTTCAGTCATAATTCCAGTATATAATGCGGAGAAATTTCTTGAGAATACTTTGTTTTCTGTAATCAATCAGACATACAGGAATATAGAAATTATTCTTGTAGATGATTGCTCCAAAGATAATTCTGCTGAAATAATTAATCGCTATACTTCTGAACAAATTAAGATTGTCTATTATTTGCAAGACATGAATAAAGGTGCTGGTGCTGCAAGGAATAAGGCTCTGGAACTGGCTAAAGGGCAATATGTTGCGTTCTTGGATAGCGATGATGTGTGGTTGCCTCAAAAGATTGAACGTCAGATTGCTCTCATGAAAGAGAAAGAGACTGGATTCTCTTATGCAGCAATTGAGATGATAGATGAGGATGGTAAGCTAATAAAACCTAAACGACATATAAAGGAAGTCTGTGATTATAACTATCTATTGCATAATACAATAATTGCAACATCTTCTGTTGTGATTGATAGAAGTATTTTTGGAGATTTCCGCATGCCATTAAGAAGAGGAGGTCAAGACTACGCCACTTGGCTAATGCTTTTGAGAAATGGAGAAGTTGCATATGGCATCAATGAGGTTCTTAGCCAGTATAGAGTAGTCAGCGGATCGCTCTCTTCAAATAAGTTAAAAAGTATAAAGCAAGTGTGGGAAATTCAAATTCAAGATGAAAAGATAGGAAAGGTTTCTGCAACACTAAATGTCAGTCATTTTATTCTCAATGCATTGATGAAATATTTATTTTAG
- a CDS encoding glycosyltransferase family 2 protein, whose protein sequence is MKKFRDIFIVLVYRNIDDLVDFLKSIKNSVADYHIIVVNSYYDQDSMLQIKKVAENYDCDFVNTENKGYGHGNNVGLQFARDNYDFDRVVISNPDIIIKEYHQDELDKLDSAAIGGIVENINGSFQNPLAYFNNKFSSWLIYNGLKYNHRTLFSIGLAINKITRIFCMIGFKKDFLKVFAVHGCFFVLTLKVVESIDQLFDENIFMFGEEVDLGYKLQELGIPVYFTKWISVFHKEDGSQKFSKLNSSSEMKKSNIYVYEKHRK, encoded by the coding sequence ATGAAGAAATTTAGAGATATTTTCATAGTACTTGTGTACCGAAATATTGATGATTTGGTTGATTTTCTGAAAAGCATAAAGAATTCAGTTGCTGATTATCATATTATTGTTGTTAATAGCTACTATGATCAGGACTCCATGTTACAGATTAAAAAAGTCGCAGAAAATTATGACTGCGATTTTGTAAATACGGAAAACAAAGGGTATGGCCATGGTAACAATGTGGGACTTCAATTTGCTAGGGATAACTATGATTTTGATCGGGTTGTCATATCAAATCCAGACATAATTATTAAAGAATACCATCAGGACGAATTAGATAAATTAGATTCTGCTGCCATTGGAGGCATAGTAGAAAATATTAATGGATCTTTTCAGAATCCTTTAGCTTACTTCAACAATAAGTTTTCATCTTGGTTGATCTATAATGGGCTGAAATATAATCATAGAACACTATTTTCTATTGGATTAGCTATCAACAAAATTACTAGAATCTTTTGTATGATAGGATTTAAAAAAGACTTCTTAAAGGTTTTTGCTGTTCATGGTTGTTTTTTTGTCCTTACATTAAAAGTGGTTGAATCTATCGATCAACTATTTGATGAAAACATTTTTATGTTTGGAGAAGAGGTGGATCTTGGTTATAAATTGCAAGAATTGGGAATCCCTGTATATTTCACAAAGTGGATCTCGGTTTTCCACAAAGAAGACGGATCCCAAAAATTCTCAAAACTAAATTCATCAAGCGAAATGAAAAAATCCAACATATATGTGTATGAAAAGCACAGAAAATAG